The Solidesulfovibrio fructosivorans JJ] DNA segment TGGTCCTCCCCGGAGACGCCCATGGCCCTGTCGCTGTCCCTGGATACAGGGAGCCTGCCCGCGCTTTCCCTGCCGCCCGGCCGCACACCGCTTCGGGCCGATTGCCCGGAGGCGGACGGCGTGGTAGCCTTGCCGATGCCCCTTAGCGACAGCGCGATTGGTGCGCCATGAGCACCGCCCCCCCCGCGTCCCCCCCCGTCGTCATTGTCGGCGGCGGCGTGGCCGGGCTTGCCTGCGCCGCCAAACTGACCGCGGCCGGATGGCCGGTGGTCGTGCTCGAACGCGAATCAGAGGCCGGCGGCCTGTTGCGCTCCGCGTCCCTGGACGGCGTGGTATTCGACCTCGGCCCCCATGTGCTTTTCCTCGACCATCCGGGGCGCGGCGAGGCGTTCTTGCGCGAGGTCCTCGACGGCGCGCCCGTCATCCGCCACCCCTTCGCCTTCGCCATCCACGCCGGCGGGCGCTATTGGAAATTTCCCAACCACTTCGATTTTCTGCGTTATCCCACCCGCTACAAGCTCGAAGCCCTGCGCGCCGCCCTCAAACGCCGGGGCGCGCCGCCCCCGGAGCCCATCCCCGCTTCCCTGGAGCTGGCGGAAAAATGCGGCCCGGGGCTCTACGGGCTCCTCTTCCGGGACCTGTTCGCCAAAAAGGCCCTCATGAACCCGGCCGAACTGCACCACCACTGGCTGGCCCGGGTGGACCGCACCATTGACAACGCCAAGGAGCCGTTCCTGCGCCGGGGCAAGGCCGGGGCCGTGCTGGCCGCCCTTGGCCGGCTGCGCCAGCGCTACACCTATCCCCGGGGCGGCCTTGGCGACGTGCCGCGCCTGCTGGCGGAGCGCATCAGGAAAAGCGGCGGCGAAATCGTGACCGGCGCGGCCGACATCGCCCTCGAACGCCAGGGCGACCGCATAACGGCCGTTCTTTTGCCCGAACGGCGCATTCCCTGCCGGCACCTGGTCTGGACCGCGCCCTTAAACGCCCTCAACAGCGCCCTGGAAGAGCGCGCGGTCCCCATACTCCCCACCATCACCATGCGCCTGGCGCTTTTGACCTACAACCGCGCGAAACGGGTCCACCGGCCCTATGTCTATACCTACCACCCGGACCCGGCCATGCTGGCCAACCGCTTCTACTATCCGGAATCCATCTTCCGGGAGCTGGGGCCGGCCGACCGCGAGGGCCTGTGCCTGGAGATCAACGTGGCCACGGGCGACGGGGACGTACCGAGCGAAACCGAAACGCTTTCCCGGGCCGTGGCCGACGTGGCCCATGCGGGGCTCTACCCGCCCCAGGCCCTGCGCGAGGCCCGCGTCGTCACCCTGCCGGCGGCCATGCCGGTCTATCCCCTCGACTATGAAAGGAATCTGGAGGCGGCGACCACCCCGGTGCGGGGCATCGCCAACGCCCACGCCGTGGGCCGGCAGGGCGGCTTCTACTTCTGCCTGACCCCGGCCGCCGTCACCCAGGGGCTCAAGATGGCGGATCACCTGCTTGGAACCGAACCCCAACCCGGAGCCTGACCACCATGGGACTGCTCGATTCCGCCCTGGCCACCAAGGGGGCGGGCGCTTCCGAACGCCTCAAAATCCTCAAGCGCCATGCCCAGGCCTTCTTGCGCCACGCCACGGCCAAACGGCTGTGGAATTTTTGCAAGGCCGAGCGCAACAGGCTGCAAAAGCGCACGGTGCTCGATTCCATGCCCTATATTCTCAAGATCGAGACCACCAACATCTGCAACCTGCGCTGCGCCTACTGCTACG contains these protein-coding regions:
- a CDS encoding protoporphyrinogen/coproporphyrinogen oxidase, which encodes MSTAPPASPPVVIVGGGVAGLACAAKLTAAGWPVVVLERESEAGGLLRSASLDGVVFDLGPHVLFLDHPGRGEAFLREVLDGAPVIRHPFAFAIHAGGRYWKFPNHFDFLRYPTRYKLEALRAALKRRGAPPPEPIPASLELAEKCGPGLYGLLFRDLFAKKALMNPAELHHHWLARVDRTIDNAKEPFLRRGKAGAVLAALGRLRQRYTYPRGGLGDVPRLLAERIRKSGGEIVTGAADIALERQGDRITAVLLPERRIPCRHLVWTAPLNALNSALEERAVPILPTITMRLALLTYNRAKRVHRPYVYTYHPDPAMLANRFYYPESIFRELGPADREGLCLEINVATGDGDVPSETETLSRAVADVAHAGLYPPQALREARVVTLPAAMPVYPLDYERNLEAATTPVRGIANAHAVGRQGGFYFCLTPAAVTQGLKMADHLLGTEPQPGA